Proteins from a single region of Runella sp. SP2:
- a CDS encoding SO2930 family diheme c-type cytochrome — protein sequence MFKSKFLYLAAVTITLGWLYSCRVQNSSTSHPSQLNFSEFPLKKLSEYGFYKGELKQLLPNDNVLEYEPAATLFTDYAFKKRFVWMPEGTSATFDVNQPNEPLDFPDKTILVKNFYYPQDFSKPTGERRILETRLLVKDQGTWKAYPYRWKDDQTEADYKITGETIPVSWKDEGGQTHQINYAIPNKNQCKSCHNRKDVFMPIGPKIKQLNHELAYQDGKENQLARWQKVGYLKAKAEDIAKVIPLVSMNEAKASLNDRARSYLDVNCGHCHHANGPASTSGLYLNYEEKDPFHWGVLKSPVAAGMGAGPYRFDINPGKGKESILTYRMDSVHPGVMMPEIGRVSIHKEGVALITQWIDGLQKRK from the coding sequence ATGTTCAAATCAAAATTCTTATACTTAGCTGCGGTAACGATAACACTCGGTTGGCTATACAGTTGCAGGGTTCAAAACAGCTCAACGTCGCACCCTTCTCAACTGAATTTTAGCGAATTTCCCCTTAAAAAGCTCTCAGAATACGGTTTTTACAAAGGAGAATTAAAGCAATTGTTACCCAACGACAACGTGCTGGAATACGAACCTGCCGCGACATTGTTTACCGACTATGCCTTTAAAAAACGGTTTGTTTGGATGCCCGAAGGTACTTCGGCGACGTTTGATGTAAACCAGCCCAACGAACCGTTGGATTTTCCTGATAAAACAATTTTGGTCAAAAATTTCTACTATCCCCAAGATTTCTCCAAACCAACGGGCGAGCGTCGTATTCTTGAAACGCGCCTGTTAGTAAAAGACCAAGGAACGTGGAAAGCCTATCCCTACCGCTGGAAGGATGACCAAACCGAAGCCGATTATAAAATAACGGGTGAAACGATTCCTGTAAGCTGGAAAGACGAAGGAGGGCAAACGCACCAGATAAATTATGCCATTCCCAACAAAAATCAGTGTAAAAGCTGCCACAATCGGAAGGACGTTTTTATGCCTATTGGGCCAAAAATCAAGCAACTAAACCATGAGCTTGCCTACCAAGATGGAAAAGAAAACCAGTTGGCTCGTTGGCAAAAAGTGGGGTATCTGAAAGCCAAAGCAGAAGACATTGCGAAAGTAATTCCGTTGGTAAGTATGAACGAAGCGAAGGCATCGCTCAATGACCGTGCACGTTCGTATTTGGACGTGAACTGCGGGCATTGTCACCACGCCAATGGCCCCGCTTCTACGTCGGGTTTGTACCTAAATTACGAAGAAAAAGACCCGTTTCATTGGGGAGTGTTGAAGTCGCCCGTAGCAGCGGGGATGGGGGCGGGGCCTTACCGATTTGACATTAACCCAGGAAAAGGGAAAGAATCGATTCTTACTTACCGCATGGATTCGGTGCATCCAGGGGTAATGATGCCCGAAATCGGTCGAGTGAGCATCCACAAAGAAGGCGTAGCGCTGATTACGCAGTGGATTGATGGGTTGCAGAAGAGGAAATAG
- a CDS encoding parallel beta-helix domain-containing protein has product MKLLTTFVGAVMVAVLMTACGSKETKKSKLDIVTLPKATPEQMEALVAKFIEAKEGETIEIPEGFYEMNTQLILDKVNKVTIKGAGMYNTVLSFKNIKTGGEGVKIAGDGITLQDFTVMDAPGDCIKTQHCNNITFRAVNTTWTNDKNSKNGTYGIYPVQCKNVLVEKCEVSHSRDAGIYVGQSENIIVRDNYVFENVAGIEIENSDNAEVYNNLAENNTGGILIFNLPGLPKAFGSRTKVYNNTLKENNHENFAEVSNGQNGNAVTMIPPGSGIIVLAGNEVEIFNNKILNHKTYSIAIASYHITELPIPNHPGWSPFTTNVSVHDNTFERTFGVPDLTKEMGKLVAAKCFKSQDVIYDGIIDEKKGKSAEQNPMNICIKENQKDFRFSRFLIPASGAVTEIEVFNDVKPFAMCNVEVKTDVASVGQ; this is encoded by the coding sequence ATGAAATTATTAACAACCTTCGTCGGGGCTGTCATGGTAGCCGTCTTGATGACCGCCTGTGGTTCCAAAGAAACTAAAAAAAGTAAGCTAGACATTGTCACTTTGCCAAAGGCTACGCCCGAGCAAATGGAGGCGCTGGTTGCAAAGTTTATTGAAGCAAAAGAAGGCGAGACAATTGAAATTCCCGAAGGCTTTTACGAAATGAATACCCAGTTGATTTTGGATAAAGTCAACAAAGTAACCATCAAAGGAGCGGGAATGTACAACACGGTATTGTCTTTTAAAAACATCAAAACGGGAGGCGAAGGGGTGAAAATTGCGGGCGATGGCATTACGCTGCAAGATTTTACTGTCATGGATGCGCCTGGGGATTGCATCAAAACGCAACACTGCAACAACATCACGTTCCGCGCGGTGAACACTACTTGGACCAACGATAAAAATTCTAAAAACGGTACTTACGGCATTTATCCCGTTCAATGCAAAAATGTATTGGTAGAAAAATGCGAAGTTTCTCACTCGCGCGACGCGGGCATTTACGTGGGGCAATCGGAAAACATCATTGTTCGTGACAATTATGTGTTTGAAAACGTAGCGGGTATCGAAATCGAAAACTCGGACAATGCCGAAGTGTATAACAACCTTGCCGAAAACAACACGGGAGGAATTTTGATTTTTAATTTACCAGGTTTGCCCAAGGCTTTTGGTTCGCGTACAAAAGTGTATAACAACACATTGAAAGAAAACAACCACGAAAACTTTGCCGAAGTGAGCAATGGTCAAAATGGCAATGCCGTAACGATGATTCCTCCAGGCAGCGGCATTATCGTGCTGGCAGGAAATGAGGTGGAGATTTTTAACAATAAAATTTTGAATCACAAGACGTACTCGATTGCCATTGCAAGTTATCACATCACCGAGTTGCCCATTCCTAACCACCCTGGTTGGTCGCCGTTTACCACCAACGTTTCGGTGCATGACAATACCTTTGAGCGGACGTTCGGAGTACCTGACTTGACCAAAGAAATGGGGAAATTGGTGGCGGCGAAGTGCTTTAAATCGCAAGATGTGATTTATGATGGCATCATCGACGAGAAAAAAGGAAAATCGGCGGAGCAAAATCCGATGAATATTTGCATCAAAGAAAACCAGAAAGATTTTCGTTTCTCGCGCTTCCTAATCCCTGCCAGCGGTGCAGTCACCGAAATTGAGGTCTTTAATGATGTCAAGCCGTTTGCGATGTGTAACGTAGAGGTAAAAACGGACGTGGCGTCGGTGGGGCAATAA
- a CDS encoding Crp/Fnr family transcriptional regulator produces the protein MQSEVDFITYLEAFIPLSVEAKTALSGVLKVRQYAKREYIVPLNGVNDLISFVVKGCVREYYLNEQTEEVVVWFGLEKDIAVSLPSFISQKPSHTAIQAIEPTKVIQVSREDLYQLYDQFHEIERLGRIIAEHYLMNSDSYIKELQTQNAAERYQHLMEQKPQILQRVPLSMIASFLGISGETLSRIRAKRVSR, from the coding sequence ATGCAGTCGGAAGTTGATTTTATTACGTATTTAGAAGCATTTATTCCGCTGTCGGTGGAGGCGAAAACGGCTTTGTCGGGCGTTTTGAAAGTGCGACAATACGCTAAACGTGAGTATATTGTGCCGTTGAATGGCGTCAACGATCTGATTTCGTTTGTGGTAAAGGGGTGCGTTCGAGAATATTATCTCAATGAACAAACCGAGGAAGTAGTGGTGTGGTTTGGGCTCGAAAAAGACATTGCAGTGTCGTTGCCAAGTTTCATTTCCCAAAAACCGAGTCACACGGCGATTCAGGCCATTGAACCTACCAAAGTGATACAAGTAAGTCGCGAAGATTTGTACCAGCTGTACGACCAATTTCACGAGATTGAACGTTTGGGGCGCATCATCGCGGAACATTATTTGATGAATAGCGATTCCTATATCAAAGAGCTACAAACTCAAAACGCCGCTGAACGCTATCAGCACCTGATGGAACAAAAACCCCAAATTTTACAACGAGTACCGCTGTCGATGATTGCTTCTTTCTTGGGAATCAGCGGCGAAACCCTCAGCCGAATCCGCGCCAAACGAGTAAGTCGTTGA